A portion of the Natronococcus sp. AD-5 genome contains these proteins:
- a CDS encoding S8 family serine peptidase, with protein MGAPNDADVLELDLSLTPDGEQITLIVRRGSKDGEEIAKLGEEPVYQHTTLTTDVEGGESYWIEVEPATNVAVTYEIDLEAFERVGEPHRYRPVGLYRPGVATPGNSVMSTVGPTDPLDALEPDEEPHYTPMTGTSMACPAAAGVCSLLIDAARKNGHDWTPAEIIYTVESEAEDVHTAYTPWNAGAGFVDAAAAVRRAEAGDFATHGDVELVDPDTPEALEVTGSREDDGSAFTAGQTNRVDATVESLSHEATVRDVVPAEWSVDEAYGDVGRVEEAGDVQYVYFGTAVPDEAHTFTYFAEAPAETGTYAFGPAEANAAKTDDDWVAFGESDDNAVVDEET; from the coding sequence GTGGGAGCCCCGAACGACGCCGACGTCCTCGAACTCGACCTCTCGCTGACCCCCGACGGCGAGCAGATCACGCTGATCGTCCGCCGCGGCTCGAAGGACGGCGAGGAGATCGCCAAACTCGGCGAGGAGCCGGTGTACCAGCACACGACCCTGACCACCGACGTCGAGGGGGGAGAATCCTACTGGATCGAGGTCGAGCCCGCGACCAACGTCGCGGTCACCTACGAGATCGACCTCGAGGCGTTCGAACGGGTAGGCGAACCCCACCGGTACCGTCCGGTCGGCCTCTACCGTCCCGGCGTCGCGACGCCGGGCAACTCCGTGATGAGCACCGTCGGCCCGACCGATCCGCTGGACGCGCTCGAGCCCGACGAGGAACCACACTACACGCCGATGACGGGGACGAGCATGGCCTGTCCGGCCGCGGCTGGCGTCTGCTCCCTGCTGATCGACGCCGCGCGCAAGAACGGCCACGACTGGACGCCCGCGGAGATCATCTACACGGTCGAATCGGAGGCCGAAGACGTTCACACCGCTTACACCCCGTGGAACGCCGGCGCCGGCTTCGTCGACGCCGCGGCGGCGGTGCGACGAGCGGAGGCCGGCGACTTCGCGACCCACGGCGACGTCGAGCTGGTCGATCCCGATACGCCCGAGGCGCTCGAGGTGACGGGCTCCCGTGAGGACGACGGCTCGGCGTTCACCGCCGGCCAGACTAACCGCGTCGACGCGACCGTCGAATCGCTATCGCACGAGGCGACGGTGCGCGACGTCGTCCCCGCCGAGTGGTCGGTCGACGAAGCGTACGGCGACGTCGGGCGCGTCGAGGAGGCGGGCGACGTTCAGTACGTGTACTTCGGGACCGCGGTTCCGGACGAGGCGCACACGTTCACCTACTTCGCGGAGGCGCCGGCGGAGACTGGTACGTACGCGTTCGGTCCGGCCGAGGCGAACGCAGCCAAAACCGACGACGACTGGGTCGCGTTCGGAGAGTCCGACGACAACGCCGTGGTTGACGAGGAAACCTGA